From a single Theropithecus gelada isolate Dixy chromosome 10, Tgel_1.0, whole genome shotgun sequence genomic region:
- the GAL3ST1 gene encoding galactosylceramide sulfotransferase isoform X1, translating to MHKWNSGPGCRLLKGSLLHFDWVSEMLPPQKKPWESMAKGLVLGALFTSFLLLVYSYAVPPLHAGLASTTPEAAASCSPPVLEPEAANRANGSRGECQPRRNIVFLKTHKTASSTLLNILFRFGQKHRLKFAFPNGRNDFDYPTFFARSLVQDYRPGACFNIICNHMRFHYDEVRGLVPPNAIFITVLRDPARLFESSFHYFGPVVPLTWKLSGGDKLAEFLQDPDRYYDPNGFNAHYLRNLLFFDLGYDNGLDPGSPQVQEHILEVERRFHLVLLQEYFDESLVLLKDLLCWELEDVLYFKLNARRDSPVPRLSGEMYGRATAWNMLDAHLYRHFNASFWRKVEAFGQERMAREVAALRHANERMRTICIDGGHAVDAAAIQDEAMQPWQPLGTKSILGYNLKKSIGQRHAQLCRRMLTPEIQYLMDLGANLWVTKLWKFIRDFLRW from the exons ATGCACAAATGGAATTCTGGGCCTGGCTGCAGGCTCCTGAAGGGCTCCTTGCTTCACTTTGACTGG GTGTCTGAGATGCTGCCACCGCAGAAGAAGCCCTGGGAGTCCATGGCTAAGGGGCTGGTGCTGGGCGCGCTCTTCACCAGTTTCCTGCTGCTGGTGTACTCCTATGCCGTGCCCCCGCTGCATGCTGGCCTGGCCTCCAC GACCCCAGAGGCCGCAGCGTCGTGCTCTCCGCCCGTGCTTGAGCCAGAGGCAGCGAACCGCGCAAACGGCTCGCGGGGAGAGTGCCAGCCGCGGCGCAATATCGTGTTTTTGAAGACGCACAAGACGGCCAGCAGCACCCTGCTCAACATCCTGTTCCGCTTCGGCCAGAAGCACCGGCTCAAGTTCGCCTTTCCCAACGGCCGCAACGACTTCGACTACCCGACCTTCTTCGCCCGCAGCCTAGTGCAGGACTACCGGCCCGGGGCCTGCTTCAACATCATTTGCAACCACATGCGCTTCCACTACGACGAGGTGCGCGGCCTGGTGCCGCCCAACGCCATTTTCATCACGGTGCTCCGCGACCCCGCCCGCCTGTTCGAGTCCTCCTTCCACTACTTCGGGCCGGTGGTGCCCCTCACGTGGAAGCTCTCGGGCGGCGACAAGCTGGCCGAGTTCCTGCAAGACCCGGATCGCTACTACGACCCCAACGGCTTCAATGCCCACTACCTCCGAAACCTGCTCTTCTTCGACTTGGGCTATGACAACGGCCTGGACCCTGGCAGCCCGCAGGTGCAGGAGCACATCCTGGAGGTGGAGCGCCGCTTCCACCTGGTGCTCCTTCAGGAGTACTTCGACGAGTCGCTGGTGCTGCTGAAGGACCTgctgtgctgggagctggaggacGTGCTCTACTTCAAGCTCAACGCCCGCCGCGACTCGCCGGTGCCGCGGCTGTCCGGGGAGATGTACGGGCGCGCCACCGCCTGGAACATGTTGGACGCCCACCTCTACCGCCACTTCAACGCCAGCTTCTGGCGCAAGGTGGAGGCCTTTGGGCAGGAGCGCATGGCCCGCGAGGTGGCAGCCCTGCGCCATGCCAACGAGCGCATGCGGACCATCTGCATCGACGGGGGCCACGCCGTGGACGCCGCCGCCATCCAGGACGAGGCCATGCAGCCCTGGCAGCCGCTGGGCACCAAGTCCATCTTGGGCTACAACCTCAAGAAGAGCATCGGGCAGCGGCACGCGCAGCTCTGCCGGCGCATGCTCACGCCCGAAATCCAGTACCTGATGGACCTCGGCGCCAACCTGTGGGTCACCAAGCTCTGGAAGTTCATTCGCGATTTCCTGCGGTGGTGA
- the GAL3ST1 gene encoding galactosylceramide sulfotransferase isoform X3: MLPPQKKPWESMAKGLVLGALFTSFLLLVYSYAVPPLHAGLASTTPEAAASCSPPVLEPEAANRANGSRGECQPRRNIVFLKTHKTASSTLLNILFRFGQKHRLKFAFPNGRNDFDYPTFFARSLVQDYRPGACFNIICNHMRFHYDEVRGLVPPNAIFITVLRDPARLFESSFHYFGPVVPLTWKLSGGDKLAEFLQDPDRYYDPNGFNAHYLRNLLFFDLGYDNGLDPGSPQVQEHILEVERRFHLVLLQEYFDESLVLLKDLLCWELEDVLYFKLNARRDSPVPRLSGEMYGRATAWNMLDAHLYRHFNASFWRKVEAFGQERMAREVAALRHANERMRTICIDGGHAVDAAAIQDEAMQPWQPLGTKSILGYNLKKSIGQRHAQLCRRMLTPEIQYLMDLGANLWVTKLWKFIRDFLRW; encoded by the exons ATGCTGCCACCGCAGAAGAAGCCCTGGGAGTCCATGGCTAAGGGGCTGGTGCTGGGCGCGCTCTTCACCAGTTTCCTGCTGCTGGTGTACTCCTATGCCGTGCCCCCGCTGCATGCTGGCCTGGCCTCCAC GACCCCAGAGGCCGCAGCGTCGTGCTCTCCGCCCGTGCTTGAGCCAGAGGCAGCGAACCGCGCAAACGGCTCGCGGGGAGAGTGCCAGCCGCGGCGCAATATCGTGTTTTTGAAGACGCACAAGACGGCCAGCAGCACCCTGCTCAACATCCTGTTCCGCTTCGGCCAGAAGCACCGGCTCAAGTTCGCCTTTCCCAACGGCCGCAACGACTTCGACTACCCGACCTTCTTCGCCCGCAGCCTAGTGCAGGACTACCGGCCCGGGGCCTGCTTCAACATCATTTGCAACCACATGCGCTTCCACTACGACGAGGTGCGCGGCCTGGTGCCGCCCAACGCCATTTTCATCACGGTGCTCCGCGACCCCGCCCGCCTGTTCGAGTCCTCCTTCCACTACTTCGGGCCGGTGGTGCCCCTCACGTGGAAGCTCTCGGGCGGCGACAAGCTGGCCGAGTTCCTGCAAGACCCGGATCGCTACTACGACCCCAACGGCTTCAATGCCCACTACCTCCGAAACCTGCTCTTCTTCGACTTGGGCTATGACAACGGCCTGGACCCTGGCAGCCCGCAGGTGCAGGAGCACATCCTGGAGGTGGAGCGCCGCTTCCACCTGGTGCTCCTTCAGGAGTACTTCGACGAGTCGCTGGTGCTGCTGAAGGACCTgctgtgctgggagctggaggacGTGCTCTACTTCAAGCTCAACGCCCGCCGCGACTCGCCGGTGCCGCGGCTGTCCGGGGAGATGTACGGGCGCGCCACCGCCTGGAACATGTTGGACGCCCACCTCTACCGCCACTTCAACGCCAGCTTCTGGCGCAAGGTGGAGGCCTTTGGGCAGGAGCGCATGGCCCGCGAGGTGGCAGCCCTGCGCCATGCCAACGAGCGCATGCGGACCATCTGCATCGACGGGGGCCACGCCGTGGACGCCGCCGCCATCCAGGACGAGGCCATGCAGCCCTGGCAGCCGCTGGGCACCAAGTCCATCTTGGGCTACAACCTCAAGAAGAGCATCGGGCAGCGGCACGCGCAGCTCTGCCGGCGCATGCTCACGCCCGAAATCCAGTACCTGATGGACCTCGGCGCCAACCTGTGGGTCACCAAGCTCTGGAAGTTCATTCGCGATTTCCTGCGGTGGTGA
- the GAL3ST1 gene encoding galactosylceramide sulfotransferase isoform X2, giving the protein MLPPQKKPWESMAKGLVLGALFTSFLLLVYSYAVPPLHAGLASTRTPEAAASCSPPVLEPEAANRANGSRGECQPRRNIVFLKTHKTASSTLLNILFRFGQKHRLKFAFPNGRNDFDYPTFFARSLVQDYRPGACFNIICNHMRFHYDEVRGLVPPNAIFITVLRDPARLFESSFHYFGPVVPLTWKLSGGDKLAEFLQDPDRYYDPNGFNAHYLRNLLFFDLGYDNGLDPGSPQVQEHILEVERRFHLVLLQEYFDESLVLLKDLLCWELEDVLYFKLNARRDSPVPRLSGEMYGRATAWNMLDAHLYRHFNASFWRKVEAFGQERMAREVAALRHANERMRTICIDGGHAVDAAAIQDEAMQPWQPLGTKSILGYNLKKSIGQRHAQLCRRMLTPEIQYLMDLGANLWVTKLWKFIRDFLRW; this is encoded by the exons ATGCTGCCACCGCAGAAGAAGCCCTGGGAGTCCATGGCTAAGGGGCTGGTGCTGGGCGCGCTCTTCACCAGTTTCCTGCTGCTGGTGTACTCCTATGCCGTGCCCCCGCTGCATGCTGGCCTGGCCTCCAC CAGGACCCCAGAGGCCGCAGCGTCGTGCTCTCCGCCCGTGCTTGAGCCAGAGGCAGCGAACCGCGCAAACGGCTCGCGGGGAGAGTGCCAGCCGCGGCGCAATATCGTGTTTTTGAAGACGCACAAGACGGCCAGCAGCACCCTGCTCAACATCCTGTTCCGCTTCGGCCAGAAGCACCGGCTCAAGTTCGCCTTTCCCAACGGCCGCAACGACTTCGACTACCCGACCTTCTTCGCCCGCAGCCTAGTGCAGGACTACCGGCCCGGGGCCTGCTTCAACATCATTTGCAACCACATGCGCTTCCACTACGACGAGGTGCGCGGCCTGGTGCCGCCCAACGCCATTTTCATCACGGTGCTCCGCGACCCCGCCCGCCTGTTCGAGTCCTCCTTCCACTACTTCGGGCCGGTGGTGCCCCTCACGTGGAAGCTCTCGGGCGGCGACAAGCTGGCCGAGTTCCTGCAAGACCCGGATCGCTACTACGACCCCAACGGCTTCAATGCCCACTACCTCCGAAACCTGCTCTTCTTCGACTTGGGCTATGACAACGGCCTGGACCCTGGCAGCCCGCAGGTGCAGGAGCACATCCTGGAGGTGGAGCGCCGCTTCCACCTGGTGCTCCTTCAGGAGTACTTCGACGAGTCGCTGGTGCTGCTGAAGGACCTgctgtgctgggagctggaggacGTGCTCTACTTCAAGCTCAACGCCCGCCGCGACTCGCCGGTGCCGCGGCTGTCCGGGGAGATGTACGGGCGCGCCACCGCCTGGAACATGTTGGACGCCCACCTCTACCGCCACTTCAACGCCAGCTTCTGGCGCAAGGTGGAGGCCTTTGGGCAGGAGCGCATGGCCCGCGAGGTGGCAGCCCTGCGCCATGCCAACGAGCGCATGCGGACCATCTGCATCGACGGGGGCCACGCCGTGGACGCCGCCGCCATCCAGGACGAGGCCATGCAGCCCTGGCAGCCGCTGGGCACCAAGTCCATCTTGGGCTACAACCTCAAGAAGAGCATCGGGCAGCGGCACGCGCAGCTCTGCCGGCGCATGCTCACGCCCGAAATCCAGTACCTGATGGACCTCGGCGCCAACCTGTGGGTCACCAAGCTCTGGAAGTTCATTCGCGATTTCCTGCGGTGGTGA